From a single Lonchura striata isolate bLonStr1 chromosome 13, bLonStr1.mat, whole genome shotgun sequence genomic region:
- the LOC110473024 gene encoding metallothionein-1, which produces MDSQDCPCATGGTCTCGDNCKCKNCKCTSCKKGCCSCCPAGCAKCAQGCVCKGPPSAKCSCCK; this is translated from the exons atGGACTCTCAGGATTGTCCTTGTGCCACAG GTGGCACCTGCACCTGCGGGGACAACTGTAAATGCAAAAACTGCAAATGCACATCGTGCAAAAAAG gctgctgctcctgctgcccagctggATGTGCCAAGTGTGCACAGGGCTGTGTCTGCAAGGGGCCCCCCTCCGCCaagtgcagctgctgcaaaTAG
- the LOC144247035 gene encoding metallothionein-2, with product MDPQDCTCAAGDSCSCAGSCKCKNCRCRSCRKSCCSCCPASCSNCAKGCVCKEPTSSKCSCCH from the exons atGGACCCCCAGGACTGCACGTGTGCCGCCG GTGACTCCTGCTCCTGCGCCGGGTCCTGCAAGTGCAAGAACTGCCGCTGCCGGAGCTGCCGCAAGA gttgctgctcctgctgccccgcAAGCTGCAGCAACTGTGCCAAGGGCTGCGTGTGCAAGGAGCCGACCAGCAgcaagtgcagctgctgccactga